A genomic window from Megalobrama amblycephala isolate DHTTF-2021 linkage group LG2, ASM1881202v1, whole genome shotgun sequence includes:
- the LOC125263017 gene encoding rootletin-like isoform X7 translates to MSSGLSVQEENRVLQAELSRVEDLLAHSRAERDELAIKYSAISERLEQALRLETAEDGRDSPDSRSLAQQNVDLRRRLDEEQAAYKRKLTAYQEGQQRQAQLVQKLQAKVLQYKKKCGDLEQMLLEKSNGGSNGHRRDDDEPSSELESALIRLEEEQQRSSGLSAVNAMLREQLEQAGLANEALSQDIRRLTADWTKAREELEQRESDWRREEESFHSYFSSEHSRLLALWRQVVGFRRHVCELKSATERDLSEARNELACAAQSVQLQCVSACATLRSREDGSAQLLERETGQRLQLEQQLRDTVTEMMTLQAKSDSERAELNTRLVDAVRELERLKARVEDREQEVTALNRKLQDQRSLEETEVHSLRTHTAALQNTLRDITQLVFSDSDGVDGNTEESLLPLLRSSSSSSSSLPIIPDSCLSALRSTLNNRQIQLQELRERLQSAQASVQQLRRQQTEAESSRREAELRAQTLQGERDEAQRERETAVRERDRLRQERDALSSEKDGAGKAAQAAQTQAQLLQLECERLQLSASSAQREREHEREERDAAALERERARAETDRIQQLWDESECRASALRAELAALRESLQQGATDRQLMEAENRQLSDALGRSESSRAELSLTVTKLHSEESSLRDSLAKMSAINESLAQDKSDLNSLIVQLEEEKNALLSQRREAQQEKLTIRDELVRSEQDRLELDSVRLALHQSLQESELARAGLEAELQSLQADRVKLQDRITQLIGEMGVLEAELGSIRGEGDRQSAALEEVGRGRAELVRERAGLLVQLTASERENAALTEEIATFRSEREALETSLYELQQQINQIESRREQLDSENQNLRLRTDSTTAELKRLRAERETVLSQSEKEKDALRDALAAAQHEAQRALRTALSDHQEELERLTNQKEALRCSLEAEQEGALRRVRGHLEEQMTRLEKERDELQEELRSLQRDRDQSLLQAETDKQQALSMKEAEKALLSEKVSALQAELSTAALELERLSRETALLRDQERAAVASLNAELQELRSQLQDAASAHGRELRRLQENCADQQTRADTALRELEECRALLSSSEESRDSARRDLLEMDKRLCQIREAGEGHRRDGAELRRSLSDVIKERDALSQSNAQLREALKAAESERISVKRACEEEQQKASLLEESLASAQKEVSDLRSCLREVERSRLDARRELQELRRQVKVLDAECEQKAKQTAELQTRLSAEDQKDEERARELISLKQRLADTETSRTSLQKELASLQRRLSESELCWRSRERELTSQLQEARGCEKKLQDEARNLSVRAQSTSDASAQLQLELSEAQGRLAATEAELSRAEAGRRDLEFRLCSLQSALTRTLGIGASGRSSSRGRSPVGSSPSSLTSGMMSRHRSVSPLHCSLSPPKDVAGNVTPDNTIVLRPLSPERTDAPLPVALPELDPETLRSGLRDFLQELREAQRGRDEARGQLGSMQRELEEMTTERDSAHQRLIQLHTTLQECQEDKRAVDGKLLSAQALLHQQDESLRRGERERRALNERIKELERLSLNAEAERKRVEEQCSKLRAGEARLEAERRRLREALEAAEGRGTRVELGRRSLEGELQRLRLSLAEREMEIQTAHDRHESAVKQVAEGESRISSLQREVDRLTALLSKAQDGESVQKERALALSQSLQEVTAAHSATQGRLAALQKTLGQAESERRQLQERVDGLRASSSDGKRNIATLTERVQTLQSELSQSQLRRSEMETELHNTQEALRQRADSLTEAQRSLQSAQTERASAEERLRSLQRAVALLETEKRDAERQAVRLEKDKAALRNTLDKVERQKLKTEESSMRLCAEKGRLDRSLNTVEQELQDAQRQIVLLQEELCGVKPKIALCLVSKNRSCLCVLRFVETQLTWCWGLLWFLLLLWLQWVFIGSSFGLCEVCVVFHACCMFQAQLAELEQSHSASEQSARLREDAQREAERLRVSQREAERTLAARERAHRQRVKGLEEQVSTLKEQLQHEIRRRTPSLPS, encoded by the exons ATGTCGTCGGGTCTGTCGGTCCAGGAGGAGAACCGGGTTCTGCAGGCAGAACTGAGTCGTGTGGAGGATCTTCTGGCTCACAGTCGAGCAGAACGAGATGAACTGGCCATCAAATACAGCGCCATCAGCGAGAGA CTGGAGCAGGCGCTGCGGCTGGAGACGGCCGAGGACGGGCGGGACTCTCCTGACTCTCGCAGTCTGGCGCAGCAGAACGTGGATCTGCGCAGACGGCTGGACGAGGAGCAGGCGGCGTATAAGCGCAAGCTCACGGCGTATCAGGAGGGGCAGCAGAGACAAGCGCAGCTCGTACAGAAACTACAGGCCAAG GTCCTGCAGTATAAGAAGAAGTGTGGAGATCTGGAGCAGATGCTGCTGGAGAAATCTAAC GGCGGCAGTAACGGCCACCGGCGCGACGACGACGAGCCCAGCAGCGAGCTGGAGAGCGCCCTCATCCGCCTGGAGGAGGAACAGCAGAG GAGCAGCGGTCTGTCGGCGGTCAACGCTATGCTGCGAGAGCAGCTGGAACAGGCCGGACTGGCCAATGAAGCGCTCAGCCAGGACATCCGCAGACTCACTGCTGATTGGACCAAAGCGAGGGAGGAGCTGGAGCAGAGGGAGTCTGATTGGAGGAGAGAGGAGGAG TCTTTCCACAGCTACTTCAGCAGCGAGCACAGCCGTCTGCTGGCGCTCTGGAGGCAGGTGGTGGGCTTCCGCAGGCACGTCTGCGAGCTGAAGAGCGCCACCGAGAG GGATCTGTCCGAGGCGCGTAACGAGCTGGCGTGTGCGGCGCAGAGCGTGCAGCTGCAGTGTGTGAGCGCCTGCGCGACTCTGCGCAGCCGTGAGGATGGGTCTGCGCAGCTGCTGGAGAGAGAGACGGGCCAGCGGCTGCAGCTGGAGCAGCAGTTGAGAGATACGGTGACGGAGATGATGACGCTACAGGCCAAGAGTGACTCGGAGAGGGCCGAGCTCAACACACG gctGGTGGATGCAGTGAGAGAGCTGGAGCGTCTCAAAGCGCGTGTGGAGGACAGAGAACAGGAAGTCACAGCACTCAACAGGAAACTGCAG GATCAGAGGAGCCTTGAGGAAACTGAAGTTCATTCACTCAGGACACACACCGCAGCGCTGCAGAACACACTCAGAGACATCACACAG ctggTGTTCTCTGACAGTGACGGTGTGGACGGAAACACTGAAGAGTCTCTGCTGCCACTGCTGCGctcttcatcatcatcctcatcatcactACCCATCATCCCTGACAGCTGTCTGTCTGCACTGCGCTCCACtctgaacaacagacagatccAGCTGCAGGAGCTGCGTGAGCGTCTGCAGTCCGCGCAGGCGTCGGTCCAGCAGCTGCGCAGGCAGCAGACGGAGGCGGAGTCGAGCCGGCGGGAGGCGGAGCTCCGTGCGCAGACGCTGCAGGGAGAGAGAGACGAggctcagagagagagagagaccgctgtgagagagagagaccgacTGCGACAGGAGAGAGACGCGCTGAGCAG TGAGAAGGACGGCGCGGGTAAAGCGGCGCAGGCGGCGCAGACGCAGGCGCAGCTGCTGCAGCTGGAGTGCGAGAGGCTGCAGCTGTCTGCGTCGTCTGCGCAGAGAGAGCGAGAGCACGAGCGAGAGGAGAGAGACGCCGCCGCGCTGGAGAGAGAACGAGCACGAGCAGAGACGGACAGAAT tcagCAGCTGTGGGACGAGTCCGAGTGTCGTGCCTCTGCGCTGCGAGCCGAACTGGCGGCGCTGAGAGAGTCTCTCCAGCAGGGGGCGACAGACCGACAGCTGATGGAGGCCGAGAACCGACAGCTGAGCGACGCACTCGGCCGG AGCGAGAGCAGTCGCGCCGAACTCTCGCTAACGGTCACGAAGCTTCACTCGGAGGAGTCGTCACTCCGAGATTCTCTCGCTAAGATGAGCGCCATCAACGAGAGTCTCGCGCAGGACAAATCTGACCTCAACAGCCTCATCGTTCAg ctggaGGAGGAAAAGAATGCGCTGCTGTCTCAGCGAAGAGAAGCGCAACAAGAGAAGCTGACCATCAGAGACGAGCTCGTCCGCTCTGAGCAGGACCGGCTGGAGCTGGACTCTGTCCGTCTCGCTCTCCACCAATCACTGCAGGAGTCTGAGCTGGCCAGGGCGGGGCTGGAGGCGGAGCTTCAGTCACTGCAGGCAGACAGAGTCAAACTGCAAGACAGAATTACACAg ctgATTGGTGAGATGGGCGTTCTGGAGGCGGAGCTTGGTTCTATCCGCGGTGAAGGCGACAGGCAGAGCGCCGCTCTGGAGGAGGTGGGGCGTGGGAGGGCGGAGCTAGTGCGAGAGAGGGCGGGGCTTCTGGTTCAGCTGACGGcgtcagagagagagaacgcCGCCCTGACTGAGGAGATCGCCACCTTCAG gtCGGAGAGGGAGGCTCTGGAGACGAGTCTTTACGAGCTGCAGCAGCAGATAAATCAAATCGAGTCTCGCCGTGAACAGCTGGACTCGGAGAACCAGAACCTGAGATTACGTACCGACAGCACAACAG CGGAGCTGAAGCGTTTGCGCGCGGAGAGAGAGACAGTTCTGTCTCAgagtgagaaagagaaagaTGCGCTGAGAGACGCGCTCGCGGCCGCTCAACATGAAGCACAGCGAGCTCTGCGCACGGCCCTGTCCGACCACCAGGAGGAGCTGGAgagactgaccaatcagaag GAGGCGCTGCGCTGCAGTCTGGAGGCCGAACAGGAGGGGGCGCTGCGGCGGGTCCGCGGACACCTGGAGGAGCAGATGACCCGGCTTGAGAAAGAGCGAGATGAACTTCAGGAAGAGCTTCGTTCCCTGCAGCGCGACAGAGACCAGAGTCTGTTACAGGCGGAGACGGACAAACAGCAG GCGCTGTCCATGAAGGAGGCCGAGAAGGCGCTTCTGTCGGAGAAGGTGAGCGCCCTACAGGCGGAGCTGAGCACTGCAGCACTGGAGCTGGAGAGACTGAGCCGAGAGACGGCGCTCCTCAGAGACCAGGAGCGG GCTGCAGTCGCATCTCTAAACGCTGAACTGCAGGAACTGCGCAGTCAACTGCAGGACGCAGCCAGTGCACACGGCCGTGAGCTGCGCAGACTGCAGGAGAACTGCGCTGACCAGCAGACGCGAGCAGACACAGCGCTCAGAGAG TTGGAGGAGTGTCGCGCGCTGCTGTCGTCCAGCGAGGAGAGCCGGGACAGCGCCAGGAGAGATCTTCTGGAGATGGACAAGCGTTTGTGTCAGATACGGGAGGCAGGGGAGGGGCATAGGCGAGATGGGGCGGAGCTACGGCGCTCTCTCAGTGATGTCATCAAGGAGAGGGACGCTCTCAGCCAATCCAACGCGCAGCTGAGGGAAGCCCTGAAAGCGGCAGAGAGTGAGAGAATCAG CGTGAAGCGCGCGTGTGAGGAGGAGCAGCAGAAAGCGTCTCTGCTGGAGGAGAGTCTGGCGTCTGCTCAGAAGGAGGTGTCAGATCTGCGCAGCTGTCTGCGCGAGGTGGAGAGATCCAGACTGGATGCGCGTAGGGAGCTGCAGGAGCTGCGCAGACAG GTGAAAGTTCTAGACGCCGAGTGTGAGCAGAAGGCCAAGCAGACGGCTGAACTGCAGACGCGTCTGTCTGCGGAGGACCAGAAGGATGAGGAGCGAGCGAGAGAACTGATCTCGCTCAAACAGAGACTCGCCGACACGGAAACTAGCAGAACCTCTCTTCAGAAAGAG CTGGCTTCTCTACAGAGGCGTCTGAGCGAGAGCGAGTTGTGTTGGCGCAGTCGTGAGCGAGAGTTGACGTCTCAGCTACAGGAAGCTCGAGGCTGTGAGAAGAAGCTTCAAGACGAGGCGCGTAACCTCTCCGTTCGTGCTCAGTCGACCTCTGATGCGTCTGCGCAGTTGCAGCTGGAGCTGAGTGAGGCACAGGGCCGTCTGGCTGCGACGGAGGCAGAGTTATCACGTGCGGAGGCGGGGCGCAGGGATCTGGAGTTCAGGCTGTGCAGCCTGCAGTCGGCGCTCACACGTACACTGGGCATTGGGGCCAGTGGGCGGAGCAGCAGCAGGGGGCGGAGCCCAGTAGGCTCCTCCCCTTCCTCTCTGACCTCTGGGATGATGTCTCGCCATAGGAGCGTGTCTCCGCTGCACTGCTCGCTATCGCCACCCAAag ATGTGGCAGGTAACGTCACGCCAGATAACACCATCGTGCTGCGGCCGCTGTCTCCAGAGAGGACAGACGCCCCGCTGCCCGTCGCCCTGCCTGAGCTGGACCCGGAAACCCTGCGCAGCGGCCTCAGAGACTTCCTGCAGGAACTGCGAGAGGCTCAGAGAGGCCGA GACGAGGCTCGGGGTCAACTGGGGTCAATGCAGAGAGAATTAGAGGAAATGACCACagagagagactccgcccaccaGCGCCTCATTCAGCTACACACCACACTACAGGAGTGCCAGGAGG ATAAGCGTGCTGTGGATGGAAAACTGTTGTCGGCTCAAGCTCTGCTGCATCAGCAGGATGAGTCCCTgcggagaggagagagagagcgacGAGCGTTAAACGAGCGAATCAAAGAGCTGGAGAGACTTTCACTGAACGCCGAGGCTGAGCGCAAGCGCGTGGAG GAGCAGTGCAGTAAGCTGCGCGCTGGCGAGGCGCGTTTGGAGGCGGAGCGTCGGCGGCTGCGTGAGGCTCTGGAGGCGGCCGAGGGGCGGGGCACAcgggtggagctggggaggcGGAGTCTCGAGGGAGAGCTGCAGAGACTGAGACTGAGTCTGGccgagagagagatggagatcCAGACGGCTCACGACCGTCACGAGAGCGCCGTCAAACAG GTGGCAGAGGGCGAATCTCGCATCTCGTCTCTTCAGCGGGAGGTGGACAGACTGACGGCATTGCTGTCTAAAGCTCAGGACGGAGAGAGCGTTCAGAAAGAGCGAGCGCTCGCTCTCTCCCAGAGCCTGCAGGAAGTCACCGCCGCCCACAGCGCCACCCAAGGGCGTCTCGCTGCGCTGCAGAAGACGCTGGGACAGGCTGAGAGCGAGCGCAGACAGCTGCAG GAGCGCGTGGACGGACTCAGAGCGTCCTCGTCGGACGGGAAGCGAAACATCGCCACCCTCACGGAGCGCGTGCAGACGCTGCAGTCGGAATTGAGCCAGAGTCAGCTGCGCAGATCTGAGATGGAGACAGAGCTGCACAACACACAGGAG GCTCTGCGACAGAGGGCCGACAGTCTGACCGAGGCCCAGCGCAGTTTGCAGTCTGCGCAGACAGAGCGAGCGTCTGCAGAGGAGCGTCTGCGCAGCCTGCAGCGAGCCGTGGCCCTATTGGAGACCGAGAAGAGAGATGCAGAGAGACAGGCCGTCCGGCTGGAGAAAGACAAGGCCGCGCTGAGAAACACGCTGGATAAG GTGGAGCGTCAGAAGCTGAAGACGGAGGAGAGCAGCATGCGTCTGTGTGCGGAAAAAGGCCGCCTGGATCGTTCGCTCAACACCGTCGAACAGGAGCTGCAGGACGCGCAGAGACAGATCGTGCTGCTGCAG GAAGAGTTGTGCGGCGTGAAACCGAAGATTGCGCTGTGTCTGGTGAGTAAGAACCGgtcatgtttgtgtgttttgcgCTTTGTAGAAACACAGTTGACATGGTGTTGGGGGTTGCTATGGTTTCtgctgttgctatggttacagTGGGTGTTCATTGGTAGTAGTTTTGGACTGTGTgaagtgtgtgttgtgtttcaTGCGTGTTGCATGTTTCAGGCTCAGCTGGCCGAGCTGGAGCAGAGTCACAGCGCCAGTGAGCAGTCGGCCCGTCTGCGTGAGGACGCCCAGCGGGAGGCCGAGAGACTGCGCGTCAGTCAGAGAGAGGCCGAGCGAACGTTGGCCGCGCGCGAGAGAGCTCACCGGCAGCGCGTCAAGGGTCTGGAGGAGCAGGTGTCCACGCTGAAGGAGCAGCTGCAGCACGAGATACGCCGCAGAACGCCGTCGCTGCCGAGCTGA